From the Rhodothalassiaceae bacterium genome, one window contains:
- a CDS encoding sugar transporter, translating to MSLKREFSVSFAARILQAAIHIGTTAVIARLLTPHELGVFAIAMGVVMVMESLRVFGIFAYLVRAPRLDAGLVRAGLGLSLLLSLALAAAIGAGAEPLARFYADDGVALCLKILAANMLIAPWPGLVQALLQRARRYPALAAVQTAGLLAGNAASILLVLAGWSYAALAIGMLVQSLVILLIGLAARPEGFLWRPAFAGVKPLLAFGAQLTFAQLVQQLGARAGELVLGRVQTLGIAAFYDKAGALARMVGMYVSPALAQVLLPAFSAELAAGARVEDVYLARLRAVTALIWPLLAFLALFAHPLIAILYGGQWLAAAPAASLLALAGMAFLPFAVAQTLLVAAGRPGGVSAIQTVYQGLRILLVLLLAPFGLVAVALGEVLASLVYALVSQTVVVRVTGLRPRAILRALLPSLGTLAAAASAAGAVMLAIGYAPAIHPLAALVLGAAATGAGALTGLAMTGHPLWREIRRRLKASRGSSVRGPDEA from the coding sequence ATGAGCCTGAAGCGGGAGTTCTCGGTCTCCTTCGCGGCGCGGATCCTGCAGGCCGCGATCCACATCGGCACGACCGCCGTGATCGCGCGGCTGCTCACGCCCCACGAGCTCGGCGTGTTCGCCATCGCCATGGGCGTGGTGATGGTGATGGAGTCGCTCAGAGTCTTCGGCATCTTCGCCTATCTCGTGCGGGCGCCGCGTCTTGACGCCGGACTGGTGCGCGCGGGACTGGGGCTGTCGCTGCTTCTTTCCCTTGCGCTGGCGGCGGCGATCGGGGCCGGCGCGGAACCGCTTGCGCGATTCTATGCGGACGATGGGGTTGCGCTCTGCCTGAAGATCCTTGCCGCCAACATGCTGATCGCGCCCTGGCCGGGGCTCGTCCAGGCGCTGCTGCAGCGCGCCCGGCGCTATCCGGCGCTCGCCGCCGTGCAGACGGCCGGACTGCTCGCCGGCAACGCCGCCTCCATCCTGCTCGTGCTCGCGGGCTGGAGCTATGCGGCGCTGGCGATCGGGATGCTCGTCCAGAGTCTCGTGATCCTTCTCATCGGCCTGGCGGCCCGGCCCGAAGGGTTCCTGTGGCGGCCCGCCTTCGCCGGCGTGAAACCGCTTCTGGCCTTCGGTGCGCAGCTGACCTTCGCGCAGCTCGTCCAGCAGCTCGGCGCGCGTGCCGGCGAGCTGGTGCTGGGCCGCGTGCAGACGCTGGGGATCGCGGCCTTCTACGACAAGGCGGGCGCGCTGGCGCGGATGGTGGGCATGTATGTCTCGCCCGCGCTCGCCCAGGTGCTGCTGCCCGCCTTTTCCGCGGAGCTAGCCGCCGGCGCGCGCGTCGAGGACGTGTATCTGGCGCGGCTCAGGGCGGTCACCGCCCTCATCTGGCCGCTGCTCGCCTTTCTCGCGCTCTTCGCCCATCCGCTGATCGCGATCCTCTACGGCGGGCAGTGGCTGGCGGCGGCTCCGGCCGCCAGCCTGCTGGCTCTTGCGGGCATGGCGTTCCTGCCGTTTGCGGTCGCCCAGACGCTTCTCGTCGCCGCCGGCCGGCCCGGCGGGGTCTCGGCGATCCAGACCGTCTACCAGGGGCTGCGGATCCTTCTCGTGCTGCTTCTCGCCCCGTTCGGCCTTGTCGCCGTGGCTCTCGGCGAGGTGCTTGCAAGCCTCGTCTACGCCCTCGTCTCCCAGACCGTCGTCGTGCGGGTGACGGGGCTTCGCCCGCGCGCGATCCTCCGCGCTCTGCTGCCCTCGCTCGGCACGCTCGCGGCCGCCGCCAGCGCCGCGGGCGCCGTCATGCTCGCGATCGGCTATGCGCCCGCGATCCATCCGCTCGCCGCCCTCGTCCTGGGGGCGGCGGCGACCGGCGCGGGGGCGCTCACGGGACTCGCGATGACCGGCCATCCGCTCTGGCGCGAGATCCGCCGGCGTCTCAAGGCGTCGCGCGGGTCGTCAGTTCGCGGGCCGGACGAGGCTTGA
- the dapA gene encoding 4-hydroxy-tetrahydrodipicolinate synthase — protein MLSGSLTALVTPFDEDGRLDREALAALVDWQIAQGTHGLVPCGTTGEAPTLAHEEWRQVIATTVETAAGRVPVVAGCGSYDTAATIARVNEAGELGAAAALIVAPYYNKPTQDGLFAHFRAVHDATRLPIVIYNIPGRTAVDVAVETLARLAELERIIGVKDATGNLARVALQRRACGPDFIQLSGEDMTAVGFNAMGGAGCISVTANVAPGLCARLQEACRAGDYATALALQDRLAPLHEALFLETSPAPVKYALFHLGRIASPAPRLPLVAPREQTRRRIEAALAACLDAPPAAG, from the coding sequence ATGCTCTCGGGATCGCTGACGGCGCTGGTCACCCCCTTCGACGAAGACGGCCGCCTGGACCGCGAGGCGCTGGCGGCGCTCGTCGACTGGCAGATCGCGCAGGGCACCCACGGGCTCGTGCCCTGCGGAACCACCGGCGAGGCACCGACGCTTGCGCATGAGGAATGGCGGCAGGTGATCGCGACCACGGTGGAGACGGCGGCCGGCCGCGTGCCGGTGGTGGCGGGCTGCGGCAGCTACGACACGGCCGCGACCATCGCGCGGGTGAACGAGGCCGGCGAGCTCGGCGCGGCTGCCGCGCTCATCGTCGCCCCCTACTACAACAAGCCGACGCAGGACGGGCTCTTCGCCCATTTCCGCGCGGTCCACGATGCGACCCGGCTTCCCATCGTCATCTACAACATCCCGGGGCGCACCGCCGTGGATGTCGCCGTCGAGACGCTGGCGCGGCTGGCGGAGCTGGAGCGGATCATCGGCGTCAAGGATGCGACCGGCAATCTCGCGCGCGTCGCCCTGCAGCGCCGGGCCTGCGGGCCGGACTTCATCCAGCTGTCGGGCGAGGACATGACGGCGGTCGGCTTCAACGCCATGGGCGGCGCGGGCTGCATCTCGGTTACGGCGAATGTCGCACCGGGATTGTGCGCGCGGCTGCAGGAGGCCTGCCGGGCCGGCGACTACGCAACGGCGCTGGCGCTTCAGGACCGGCTCGCCCCGCTGCATGAGGCGCTCTTCCTGGAGACGAGCCCGGCGCCGGTGAAGTATGCGCTCTTCCATCTCGGACGGATCGCAAGCCCGGCTCCGCGCCTGCCGCTCGTCGCACCCCGCGAGCAGACGCGGCGGCGGATCGAGGCGGCGCTGGCCGCCTGTCTCGACGCCCCGCCGGCGGCCGGGTGA
- the smpB gene encoding SsrA-binding protein, with product MADPQYRGAGALIAENRKARHNYEVEETLEAGIVLTGTEVKSLRTGRANIAEAYAEIRNGEAWLVNAHIPEYRFGNIHNHDPRRPRKLLLKKREIRRLIGATQRAGYTLVPLKLYFDDRGIAKLLLGLARGRKTHDKRERIKEREWQRQKARLMKLAR from the coding sequence ATGGCCGATCCCCAGTATCGCGGCGCGGGCGCGCTCATCGCCGAGAACCGCAAGGCGCGCCACAACTACGAGGTCGAGGAGACGCTGGAGGCCGGCATCGTGCTGACCGGCACCGAGGTCAAGTCGCTGCGCACGGGGCGCGCCAACATCGCCGAAGCCTATGCCGAGATCAGGAACGGCGAGGCCTGGCTCGTGAACGCGCACATCCCGGAATACCGCTTCGGCAACATCCACAACCACGACCCGCGCCGACCCCGGAAGCTGCTGCTGAAGAAGCGCGAGATCCGTCGGCTGATCGGCGCCACCCAGCGCGCGGGCTACACGCTGGTGCCGCTGAAGCTCTATTTCGACGACCGGGGCATCGCCAAGCTGCTCTTGGGGCTTGCGCGCGGGCGCAAGACCCATGACAAGCGCGAGCGCATCAAGGAGCGCGAGTGGCAGCGCCAGAAGGCGCGGCTGATGAAGCTCGCCCGCTAG
- a CDS encoding transporter: MAERSDGGTGRAGIAITRAGSVTRFRYYDFAMAAFVAILLLSNLVGAAKVSEIAGFRFGAGVLFFPLSYVLGDVLTEVYGYARARRVVWAGFAAMAFMAFMTTVVVALPPADGWTGQAAYEEVFAITPRIVAASLTAFWVGEFANAYVMARMKVLTRGRFLWMRTIGSTIVGQGFDSLIFYPLAFFGVWPAELLLAVMTSNFLLKVGWEAALTPVTYRIVGWLKRAEGVDIYDIDTDFTPFTLKER; the protein is encoded by the coding sequence ATGGCCGAGCGGTCGGACGGCGGAACCGGCAGGGCGGGCATCGCCATCACCCGCGCCGGCAGCGTCACCCGTTTCCGCTACTACGATTTCGCGATGGCCGCCTTCGTCGCGATCCTGCTGCTGTCCAATCTCGTCGGCGCGGCGAAGGTCTCGGAAATCGCGGGGTTCCGCTTCGGCGCAGGCGTCCTGTTCTTTCCGCTGTCCTACGTGCTGGGCGACGTGCTGACCGAGGTCTACGGCTATGCCCGCGCCCGGCGCGTCGTCTGGGCGGGCTTTGCGGCCATGGCCTTCATGGCCTTCATGACGACCGTGGTGGTGGCGCTGCCGCCGGCCGACGGCTGGACCGGCCAGGCGGCCTACGAGGAGGTCTTCGCGATCACGCCGCGGATCGTCGCGGCCTCGCTGACCGCCTTCTGGGTGGGCGAGTTCGCGAACGCCTACGTGATGGCGCGGATGAAGGTGCTCACCCGCGGGCGATTCTTGTGGATGCGCACCATCGGCTCGACCATCGTCGGCCAGGGCTTCGACAGCCTCATCTTCTATCCGCTCGCCTTTTTCGGCGTCTGGCCCGCGGAGTTGCTCCTTGCGGTGATGACGAGCAACTTTCTGCTCAAGGTCGGCTGGGAGGCGGCGCTCACCCCCGTCACCTACCGCATCGTCGGCTGGTTGAAACGCGCCGAAGGCGTGGATATCTATGACATCGACACCGACTTCACCCCCTTCACCCTGAAGGAGCGGTGA
- the rhlE gene encoding ATP-dependent RNA helicase RhlE, whose protein sequence is MTNTFAALGLSETLLANLARAGHERPTAVQAAAIPAIAAGRDVIATAATGTGKTAAFVLPLIDRLTADRVSGGGRRRPAFGARILVLTPTRELASQIAEAIPVYGAGLGLAVAAVVGGRKMGPQTAALRRGLDILVATPGRLIDHIERGHCRLQPTEVLVLDEADQMLDLGFLPPIRRIAGLVGAGRQTLLFSATMPRAIRSLARALMRDPATISVDEARRPAAGIDQRVIHVARADKRAALIDLLAAESRGADGRVIVFARTRRGAERLSRQLMRAGIASAAIHGDRSQAQRERALEGLRRGRVRVLVATDVAARGIDIPEVAQVVNFDLPTTPEAYIHRIGRTGRAGRTGRAVSLCGEQEGALLADIERLVGSRIPAEGRPLAAPAPAAPRRGRRRPARRRAA, encoded by the coding sequence ATGACGAACACATTCGCAGCGCTCGGACTTTCCGAGACTCTTCTCGCCAATCTCGCCCGCGCGGGCCATGAACGGCCCACCGCCGTGCAGGCCGCCGCGATTCCCGCCATCGCCGCCGGGCGCGACGTGATCGCGACGGCGGCCACCGGCACCGGCAAGACGGCGGCCTTCGTGCTGCCGCTCATCGACCGATTGACGGCGGACCGCGTCTCCGGCGGCGGCCGGCGCCGGCCCGCCTTCGGCGCCCGCATCCTCGTGCTCACCCCCACCCGCGAGCTGGCGAGCCAGATCGCCGAGGCCATCCCGGTCTATGGCGCGGGACTCGGCCTTGCGGTCGCGGCCGTGGTGGGCGGCCGGAAGATGGGGCCGCAGACGGCCGCGCTGCGGCGCGGTCTCGACATCCTCGTCGCCACGCCCGGACGGCTCATCGACCACATCGAGCGCGGCCACTGCCGGCTCCAGCCGACCGAGGTGCTGGTGCTGGACGAGGCCGACCAGATGCTCGATCTCGGCTTTCTGCCGCCGATCCGCCGGATCGCGGGCCTCGTGGGGGCCGGGCGCCAGACGCTGCTGTTCTCGGCCACCATGCCGCGGGCGATCCGCTCGCTCGCCCGCGCGCTCATGCGCGATCCTGCGACGATCAGCGTCGACGAGGCGCGCCGGCCCGCCGCCGGCATCGACCAGCGGGTGATCCATGTCGCCCGCGCCGACAAGCGTGCGGCCCTGATCGATCTTCTCGCCGCCGAAAGCCGCGGTGCGGACGGGCGCGTGATCGTCTTCGCCCGCACGCGGCGCGGGGCCGAGCGCCTGTCGCGCCAGCTCATGCGTGCCGGCATCGCGAGCGCCGCGATCCACGGCGACCGCAGCCAGGCCCAGCGCGAGCGGGCGCTGGAAGGTTTGAGGCGCGGCCGGGTGCGCGTGCTGGTCGCGACGGATGTGGCCGCCCGCGGGATCGACATCCCCGAGGTGGCGCAGGTCGTGAACTTCGATCTGCCGACGACGCCGGAGGCCTACATCCACCGCATCGGCCGCACCGGCCGCGCGGGGCGCACGGGCCGTGCGGTCAGCCTGTGCGGCGAGCAGGAGGGCGCCCTGCTGGCCGACATCGAGCGTCTCGTCGGCAGCCGCATTCCCGCCGAAGGCCGTCCGCTCGCCGCGCCAGCCCCCGCCGCGCCCCGCCGCGGCCGGCGCCGGCCCGCGCGCCGCCGCGCGGCGTAG
- a CDS encoding membrane protein: MPTYLRKSIRAGPFRFNFSKSGLGVSVGVKGLRVGAAPKAYYVHAGRNGIYYRKTFSKKSLPNAQRIEQRLAEEVRGDDPSQWSMISITSETVRDLESSHVTDLLNEIRKKYNRASAVYPLALAGSLVALILWIAYRVDMAVSVLALSGFGALLGKWLDSFQKVVILYYDLDSTHGAVFENVRKAVRAFQSCGKLWHINAFGMVEDLNAWKRNAGATSLVDRKVAAAGFGLPNVVKSNIDFPRLVLHGKTLYFMPDFILLEEKSNIFAALYEETDVNITKDRFIEIEEVPSDAEIIGHTWRHPNKSGGPDRRFRDNYQVPICYYENVHLTSKNGLSEMVQCSRSGCGSILKEAIREMAATGLGKLTSGGTANC, encoded by the coding sequence ATGCCGACATATCTGCGCAAAAGCATTCGTGCAGGCCCATTTCGGTTCAATTTCTCGAAGAGTGGCCTCGGGGTTTCCGTCGGAGTGAAGGGTCTCCGGGTAGGAGCGGCGCCTAAGGCGTACTATGTCCACGCGGGGCGGAACGGAATTTACTATCGCAAAACGTTCTCAAAGAAAAGTTTGCCGAACGCTCAGCGTATTGAGCAAAGGCTGGCCGAGGAAGTGAGAGGCGATGATCCAAGTCAATGGAGTATGATCTCTATAACATCAGAAACAGTACGTGACTTGGAATCTTCTCATGTGACTGATCTTCTAAATGAAATTAGAAAAAAGTACAATAGGGCAAGCGCAGTATATCCATTGGCATTAGCTGGATCACTTGTTGCTCTCATACTTTGGATAGCTTATCGGGTCGATATGGCTGTATCTGTGTTGGCTCTCTCAGGATTCGGAGCACTCCTCGGAAAGTGGCTTGATAGTTTCCAGAAAGTTGTAATTCTCTACTATGATTTGGATTCGACGCACGGGGCCGTCTTTGAAAATGTTAGGAAAGCTGTGCGGGCGTTCCAATCTTGTGGGAAGTTGTGGCACATCAACGCTTTTGGAATGGTCGAAGATCTAAATGCTTGGAAAAGAAATGCAGGGGCAACAAGTTTGGTCGATCGGAAGGTAGCTGCCGCAGGGTTTGGCTTGCCCAACGTGGTAAAATCGAATATTGATTTCCCGAGATTAGTGCTTCATGGGAAGACGTTGTACTTTATGCCAGATTTTATTTTGCTGGAGGAAAAAAGCAATATCTTTGCCGCATTATACGAGGAAACAGATGTAAACATAACGAAAGATAGATTCATTGAAATTGAAGAGGTTCCATCCGATGCGGAAATTATAGGTCATACGTGGCGGCACCCAAACAAGAGCGGTGGGCCGGATAGGAGATTCCGGGATAATTATCAGGTACCCATCTGCTATTACGAGAATGTGCACCTGACGAGCAAAAACGGACTATCCGAAATGGTTCAATGTTCAAGAAGCGGGTGTGGTTCCATTCTGAAGGAGGCCATTCGTGAAATGGCTGCAACAGGCTTGGGAAAATTGACGTCAGGTGGTACGGCAAATTGCTAA
- a CDS encoding 3-oxoadipate enol-lactonase, with product MNVFVELRDRWIHFFNYGSFTRGPPLVLAHALGMDLRMWEPLVAALDERLPVVVWDTLGHGLSALPENGITIDDQIDALAALLDHLGCARAVVGGISMGGMIALGLAARGDSRVIGVIGMATALRFGDAASWAQRIAAVEAGGLEAIADETMARWFARRTHAARAHEILGWRSLFTRGPVSGYLANCRALAAADLTERAPQIRVPVLLLAGAEDPGPGPRATAALAARLLDARAVTIPDAAHLLAIDQPAATAEAILRFLDGHVG from the coding sequence ATGAACGTATTTGTAGAATTGCGAGACAGATGGATTCATTTTTTCAATTACGGGTCCTTTACGCGTGGCCCGCCCCTCGTCCTCGCGCATGCGCTCGGCATGGATCTGCGGATGTGGGAGCCGCTCGTTGCCGCATTGGACGAGCGGCTTCCGGTCGTCGTCTGGGACACGCTGGGCCACGGCCTGTCGGCTCTGCCCGAGAACGGCATCACCATCGACGACCAGATCGATGCGCTTGCAGCCCTGCTCGATCACCTGGGCTGCGCGCGGGCGGTGGTGGGCGGGATCTCGATGGGCGGGATGATCGCCCTCGGCCTTGCCGCGCGCGGCGATTCGCGAGTGATCGGCGTCATCGGCATGGCGACGGCGCTCCGCTTCGGCGATGCCGCCTCCTGGGCACAACGCATCGCGGCGGTGGAGGCCGGCGGGCTCGAAGCCATCGCGGACGAGACCATGGCCCGCTGGTTCGCGCGCCGCACGCATGCGGCCCGCGCCCATGAGATTCTCGGCTGGCGCAGCCTGTTCACGCGCGGGCCCGTTTCCGGCTATCTCGCCAACTGCCGGGCGCTCGCGGCGGCCGACCTCACGGAGCGCGCGCCGCAGATCCGGGTCCCGGTCCTGCTTCTTGCGGGCGCGGAAGACCCCGGCCCCGGCCCGCGGGCGACGGCCGCCCTCGCCGCACGGCTGCTGGACGCGCGGGCGGTGACCATTCCCGATGCCGCGCATCTGCTCGCGATCGACCAGCCTGCGGCCACGGCCGAGGCGATCCTGCGCTTCCTCGACGGTCATGTCGGCTGA
- a CDS encoding lactate dehydrogenase yields the protein MADDVSRRFDRTAFLAALEKRFGEKLSTAPAVREQHGRDESAHPAMPPDAVLFAESREDVVAAVRLCREHRAPLIPFGTGTSLEGHVHALFGGLSLDLSRMNRILEVAAEDQLAVVEAGVTREQLNTHLRDTGLFFPVDPGADASLGGMAATGASGTTTVRYGAMRENVRAMTVVTGTGEVVHLGSRARKSSAGYDLVHLMIGSEGTLGIITDLTVRLYGIPEAIAAGVIAFDDLERLVDAVILAIQSGLPLARIELVDELAMMAINHFAGLERPTKPHLFLEFHGFADTIAADIARFEQLAREFGGEAFEAETTTEGRNRLWKARHQLLYAGRQLNPGKLGLITDVCVPISKLAESIRETRRDLAESGIVSAIVGHVGDGNYHTTLWVDPASEEEIARARGVIARMAERALALGGTVTGEHGIGIGKKKLLEKEHGDAIGLMRAVKRALDPDGILNPGKIFDA from the coding sequence ATGGCTGACGATGTTTCCCGCCGGTTCGACCGCACGGCGTTCCTTGCGGCGCTGGAAAAGCGCTTCGGCGAGAAGCTGAGCACGGCGCCGGCCGTGCGCGAGCAGCACGGGCGCGACGAGTCGGCCCATCCCGCGATGCCGCCGGATGCCGTACTGTTCGCGGAATCCCGCGAGGACGTGGTGGCGGCGGTCCGGCTCTGCCGCGAGCACCGCGCCCCGCTCATCCCCTTCGGCACCGGCACGAGTCTGGAGGGCCACGTTCATGCGCTCTTCGGCGGGCTGTCGCTCGATCTTTCGCGGATGAACCGCATCCTCGAGGTCGCGGCCGAGGACCAGCTCGCGGTGGTCGAGGCCGGGGTGACGCGTGAGCAGCTCAATACCCATCTGCGCGATACGGGCCTGTTCTTCCCGGTCGATCCCGGCGCGGATGCGAGTCTCGGCGGCATGGCCGCCACCGGCGCCTCGGGCACGACCACCGTGCGCTACGGCGCCATGCGCGAGAATGTGCGCGCGATGACGGTGGTCACCGGCACCGGCGAGGTGGTCCATCTGGGCTCGCGCGCGCGCAAGTCGTCGGCCGGCTACGACCTCGTGCACCTGATGATCGGCTCCGAGGGCACGCTCGGGATCATCACGGATCTCACCGTCCGGCTCTACGGCATCCCGGAGGCGATCGCCGCCGGCGTGATCGCCTTCGATGATCTCGAACGCCTGGTGGATGCGGTGATTCTCGCGATCCAGTCCGGCCTGCCGCTTGCGCGCATCGAGCTCGTGGACGAGCTCGCGATGATGGCGATCAACCATTTCGCGGGGCTCGAGCGGCCGACGAAGCCGCATCTGTTCCTCGAATTCCACGGCTTCGCCGACACGATCGCCGCCGACATCGCCCGCTTCGAGCAGCTCGCCCGCGAATTCGGCGGCGAGGCCTTCGAGGCCGAGACCACGACCGAGGGCCGCAACCGCCTGTGGAAGGCGCGCCATCAGCTGCTCTATGCCGGCCGCCAGCTCAACCCGGGCAAGCTGGGGCTGATCACGGACGTCTGCGTGCCGATCTCGAAGCTTGCCGAGTCGATCCGCGAAACCAGGCGGGACCTTGCCGAATCGGGGATCGTCTCGGCGATCGTGGGGCATGTGGGCGACGGCAACTACCATACGACGCTGTGGGTGGATCCGGCCAGCGAGGAGGAGATCGCCCGCGCCCGCGGCGTCATCGCGCGCATGGCCGAGCGCGCGCTGGCCCTCGGCGGCACGGTGACGGGCGAGCACGGCATCGGCATCGGCAAGAAGAAGCTGCTCGAGAAGGAGCATGGGGATGCGATCGGGCTGATGCGGGCGGTCAAACGCGCGCTCGACCCCGACGGCATCCTGAACCCGGGCAAGATCTTCGACGCGTAG
- the cysD gene encoding sulfate adenylyltransferase subunit 2: MARTLSHLDRLEAESIFIIREVAAECRNPVILYSIGKDSQVLLHLARKAFHPGRIPFPVLHIDTGWKFRDMIAFRDRIAKEWDLDLIVHMNEEGVKAGINPITHGSAVHTDVMKTQALKQALDKYGFDAAFGGARRDEEKSRAKERIFSFRNRQHRWDPKNQRPELWNLYNTRVHKGESMRVFPLSNWTERDIWQYIHRERIPIVPLYFARVRPVVERDGMLIMVDDDRLPLEPGEVPQMRKIRFRTLGCYPLTGAIESDAEDLEGIVAEMLTATTSERQGRVIDRDPGASMERKKQEGYF; this comes from the coding sequence ATGGCGCGGACTCTCTCGCATCTCGACCGGCTCGAGGCCGAAAGCATCTTCATCATCCGCGAGGTCGCGGCCGAATGCCGCAACCCCGTGATCCTCTATTCCATCGGCAAGGACAGCCAGGTGCTGCTGCATCTGGCGCGCAAGGCCTTTCACCCCGGGCGCATTCCCTTCCCCGTGCTGCACATCGACACGGGCTGGAAATTCCGGGACATGATCGCCTTCCGGGACCGGATCGCGAAGGAATGGGATCTCGATCTCATCGTCCACATGAACGAGGAGGGCGTGAAGGCGGGGATCAATCCCATCACCCACGGCTCGGCGGTGCACACCGACGTGATGAAGACGCAGGCCCTGAAGCAGGCGCTCGACAAATACGGCTTCGATGCGGCCTTCGGCGGGGCGCGGCGCGACGAGGAGAAGTCCCGCGCCAAGGAGCGCATCTTCTCCTTCCGCAACCGCCAGCACCGCTGGGATCCGAAGAACCAGCGGCCCGAGCTGTGGAATCTCTACAACACCCGCGTCCACAAGGGCGAGAGCATGCGGGTGTTTCCGCTGTCCAACTGGACCGAGCGGGACATCTGGCAGTACATCCACCGGGAGCGGATTCCCATCGTCCCGCTCTATTTCGCGCGGGTGCGCCCGGTGGTCGAGCGCGACGGCATGCTCATCATGGTCGATGACGACCGCCTGCCGCTCGAGCCCGGCGAAGTGCCGCAGATGCGCAAGATCCGCTTCCGCACGCTCGGCTGCTATCCGCTCACGGGGGCCATCGAGTCGGATGCCGAAGATCTTGAAGGCATTGTCGCCGAGATGCTGACGGCGACCACCTCCGAGCGCCAGGGCCGGGTGATCGACCGCGATCCCGGCGCCTCCATGGAGCGCAAGAAGCAGGAAGGCTATTTCTAG
- a CDS encoding UDP-glucose 4-epimerase produces the protein MAEGSADIAARIGRALVTGADGFIGSHLVERLVTLGVPVTALVLYNSFGTAGWLDSLDEATRERITIVPGDIRDPGQMRRVMEGIDTVFHLAALIAIPYSYHAPQSYVDTNVRGTVNLLEAARAAGVRRFIQTSTSEVYGTAQHVPIDERHPLVGQSPYAASKIAADQLAYSFFAAFDLPVVILRPFNTYGPRQSQRAVIPTIITQIAAGSRAIRLGATHPTRDLSFVADTVEGFLLAAAAEGVEGETINLGTGHEIAIGDLARLIAGIMGVEIAIETDDARLRPARSEVERLVADNGKARRLLGFAPRFAGPDGLRRGLERTISWFTDPENLVRYAPHRYQI, from the coding sequence ATGGCGGAGGGCTCGGCGGACATCGCGGCGCGCATCGGCCGGGCGCTGGTTACGGGCGCCGACGGCTTCATCGGTTCGCATCTCGTCGAGCGGCTGGTGACGCTGGGCGTGCCGGTGACGGCGCTCGTGCTCTACAACAGCTTCGGCACCGCCGGCTGGCTCGACAGCCTGGACGAGGCAACGCGCGAGCGGATCACCATCGTCCCCGGCGACATCCGCGATCCCGGCCAGATGCGCAGGGTGATGGAGGGGATCGACACCGTCTTTCATCTCGCCGCGCTGATCGCGATCCCCTATTCCTACCACGCGCCGCAATCCTATGTGGACACCAATGTCCGGGGCACCGTGAACCTGCTCGAGGCGGCCCGGGCGGCTGGCGTGCGGCGCTTCATCCAGACGTCGACGAGCGAGGTCTACGGCACTGCGCAGCATGTGCCGATCGACGAGCGGCATCCGCTCGTGGGCCAGTCGCCCTATGCGGCCAGCAAGATCGCGGCCGACCAGCTCGCCTATTCCTTCTTCGCCGCCTTCGATCTGCCCGTCGTGATCCTGCGGCCCTTCAACACCTACGGCCCGCGCCAGTCCCAGCGCGCGGTGATCCCCACCATCATCACCCAGATCGCCGCCGGCAGCCGCGCGATCAGGCTGGGTGCGACCCACCCGACCCGCGATCTGAGCTTCGTCGCCGACACGGTCGAGGGTTTCCTTCTCGCCGCCGCCGCCGAGGGCGTGGAAGGCGAGACCATCAATCTCGGCACCGGGCACGAGATCGCGATCGGCGATCTCGCGCGGCTGATCGCCGGGATCATGGGTGTGGAGATCGCCATCGAGACCGATGATGCACGCCTCAGACCCGCCCGCAGCGAGGTCGAGCGGCTCGTCGCCGACAACGGCAAGGCCCGGCGTCTGCTGGGTTTCGCGCCGCGCTTCGCCGGGCCGGACGGCCTGCGCCGCGGGCTTGAGCGCACGATCTCCTGGTTCACCGATCCGGAAAACCTCGTCCGCTATGCCCCGCACCGCTACCAGATCTGA